One Porphyromonas pogonae genomic region harbors:
- a CDS encoding cytochrome c biogenesis protein ResB codes for MLLFLVVLTDIFAHLRVKDPRNPGSTAEHRLRFPHLRFFGGQAATLTSIGGIIVVMLVMGLTKQIPTGMGAVMQHPFHRLGLSTILTTWYFLLLYLYLLFILGNVIARRVRRLQKGIRDFAFLLNHLGLFAALFFGLLAAADMQRYRMQVYTDAEYPEWRGIEETSNKMVELPVAIELKEFLLEEYPPKLMIIENKSGKALPLQRAEHLSIDHLPASGNIDGWHIEVTEHMPYSAAMVTKDSVVFKEFRTEGAAHSAKVMVYPLNNPAHKTSGWVSAGSYIFPYRSLKLTDSLSLVMAEPEPKQYSSDVVLYAQNGDIDKKNIQVNSPLRYKGWYIYQLNYDREKGRWSNMSEFELVRDPWLYGVYIGFGLLFAGAVFLFLGPLPQNTYHPKRKEHQS; via the coding sequence ATGCTTCTCTTTCTTGTAGTGCTTACAGATATCTTTGCCCACCTCAGGGTCAAGGACCCTCGGAACCCGGGATCCACCGCTGAACATCGTCTCAGATTCCCTCATTTGAGATTCTTCGGTGGCCAAGCTGCTACGCTCACTTCCATTGGCGGTATCATTGTGGTCATGCTCGTTATGGGGCTCACCAAGCAGATTCCTACAGGTATGGGAGCTGTGATGCAACATCCTTTTCATCGACTTGGACTCAGTACCATCCTTACTACCTGGTACTTCCTGCTGCTCTATCTATACCTCCTTTTTATTTTGGGTAATGTGATTGCTCGCAGAGTACGTCGGTTGCAAAAAGGTATTAGAGACTTCGCTTTCCTTCTCAACCATTTGGGGCTTTTTGCCGCACTATTTTTCGGTCTGCTTGCAGCAGCTGATATGCAACGCTATCGTATGCAGGTATATACCGATGCCGAGTACCCTGAGTGGCGTGGCATAGAAGAGACCTCCAATAAGATGGTGGAATTACCCGTAGCTATCGAACTCAAGGAGTTTTTACTGGAAGAATACCCTCCTAAGCTCATGATCATCGAGAATAAGTCGGGCAAGGCCCTTCCCTTACAGAGAGCAGAGCACCTCTCTATCGATCACCTCCCGGCTTCCGGCAATATAGACGGGTGGCACATCGAGGTTACCGAGCATATGCCTTACTCTGCCGCCATGGTTACCAAGGACTCTGTGGTGTTCAAGGAGTTCCGGACAGAAGGGGCTGCACACTCAGCCAAGGTCATGGTTTACCCGCTCAACAATCCTGCTCACAAGACCTCAGGTTGGGTGTCAGCGGGGAGTTATATCTTTCCTTACAGAAGCCTCAAACTCACCGACAGCTTGTCCCTCGTCATGGCAGAGCCCGAGCCCAAGCAGTATAGCTCCGATGTAGTATTGTATGCGCAGAACGGAGATATTGATAAGAAAAACATTCAGGTCAATTCGCCGCTTCGCTACAAAGGCTGGTATATCTATCAGCTCAACTACGACCGGGAAAAAGGACGATGGAGCAATATGTCCGAGTTCGAGTTAGTTCGTGACCCATGGCTGTACGGTGTGTATATAGGATTCGGTTTACTCTTTGCCGGTGCTGTATTCCTTTTCTTGGGGCCTTTGCCACAAAATACTTATCATCCTAAAAGAAAGGAGCATCAATCATGA
- a CDS encoding cytochrome c biogenesis protein, producing MIDLLPLLDWTSFIYFAIPAMLLLAVAAFMAFRDKRAWALVFSLLAIAVLSVFIGGMWHSLQRPPLRTMGETRLWYSFFVIIAGVIVYIRWHYKWILSFSAVMASVFMIINLAKPEIHNKSMMPALESPFFVPHVISYIFSYALLGAALLTGLYIIYRMRRDPRFDAGKLIGVTDNLVYTGLAFLMIGLLLGAVWAKQAWGTYWGWDPKETWAAITLMSYLLYVHHRLYRPRAFAHSLILLLTSFLFLQMCWYGVNYLPSAQGVSVHTYGS from the coding sequence ATGATAGATTTATTACCTCTCCTTGATTGGACGAGTTTTATATACTTTGCCATCCCCGCCATGCTATTGCTGGCTGTGGCTGCATTCATGGCATTCAGGGACAAGCGTGCATGGGCACTTGTTTTTAGTTTGCTTGCCATAGCAGTGCTCAGTGTGTTTATCGGAGGCATGTGGCATTCTTTGCAGCGTCCGCCTCTGCGCACTATGGGCGAGACACGGCTTTGGTATTCGTTCTTTGTCATCATTGCAGGTGTTATAGTGTATATACGCTGGCACTATAAGTGGATATTATCCTTTTCTGCTGTTATGGCTTCTGTGTTTATGATCATCAATCTAGCTAAGCCTGAGATCCACAATAAAAGCATGATGCCCGCTTTGGAGAGCCCCTTTTTCGTCCCTCACGTTATCTCCTATATTTTCTCTTATGCTCTGCTGGGAGCAGCACTCCTTACAGGCTTGTACATTATTTACAGGATGCGCCGTGACCCTCGGTTCGATGCCGGCAAGCTCATTGGCGTTACCGACAATCTTGTCTACACGGGGCTTGCCTTCCTCATGATCGGTTTGTTGTTGGGGGCAGTCTGGGCCAAGCAAGCATGGGGCACCTATTGGGGCTGGGATCCCAAGGAAACTTGGGCCGCTATTACACTGATGAGCTACTTGCTCTATGTGCATCACAGGCTATACCGCCCACGGGCTTTTGCTCATTCCCTTATCTTGCTCCTTACCAGCTTCCTTTTCTTACAGATGTGTTGGTATGGGGTCAATTATCTGCCTTCGGCTCAGGGTGTGAGTGTGCATACTTACGGATCTTGA
- the nrfA gene encoding ammonia-forming cytochrome c nitrite reductase: protein MNEKKSLKTWQGWLLFGVSMVVVFCLGLLAASVTERRAEIQSVFANKKVNIKPLEARNEVYKSNYPREYETWTQTADTTFQSEFNGSSAKDVLAMRPNMVVLWAGYAFSRDYSTPRGHMHAIEDMRQTLRVGNPGIDGDKDMQPATCWTCKSPDVPRMMQALGVDEFYKNKWSALGSEIVNPIGCADCHDPETMDLHISRPALIEAFQRRGIDITKATHQEMRSLVCAQCHVEYYFKGDGKYLTFPWDKGMTMEDAEKYYDESDYYDYIHALSKTPILKAQHPDFEIAQQGIHAQRGVSCADCHMPYMNQGGVKFSDHHIMSPLANIDRTCQTCHRESEETLRQNVYDRQHKANEIRNKLENELAKAHIEAKFAWDKGAGEAEMKPVLKYIRQSQWRWDYAVASHGASFHAPQEVSRIMGDGLERAMQARLEIAKILARHGYTQDVPIPDISTKDKAQKYIGLDMQKLHEKKEKFMKTVVPKWVEEAKKKGTLMAAK from the coding sequence ATGAACGAAAAGAAATCACTTAAAACATGGCAAGGCTGGCTCCTATTCGGTGTGTCGATGGTTGTAGTCTTCTGCCTCGGTTTACTGGCGGCATCCGTAACGGAACGCCGTGCCGAGATACAAAGTGTATTTGCGAATAAGAAAGTCAACATCAAACCACTGGAGGCAAGAAACGAAGTTTATAAAAGTAATTACCCCAGAGAGTATGAGACATGGACACAGACTGCCGATACTACTTTCCAATCAGAGTTCAATGGCAGTAGCGCCAAGGATGTATTGGCCATGAGGCCCAATATGGTAGTGCTTTGGGCAGGATATGCCTTTTCTCGTGACTACAGCACACCGCGAGGTCACATGCACGCTATCGAAGATATGAGGCAAACGCTCCGTGTGGGTAACCCGGGCATCGATGGAGACAAAGATATGCAACCTGCTACTTGCTGGACATGTAAGAGCCCCGACGTACCTCGTATGATGCAAGCATTGGGAGTCGATGAATTCTATAAGAACAAGTGGAGTGCACTGGGTAGCGAGATCGTTAATCCCATCGGCTGCGCTGACTGTCATGATCCCGAAACCATGGATCTGCACATCTCTCGTCCCGCTCTTATCGAGGCTTTCCAGCGTCGCGGTATTGACATCACCAAAGCTACTCATCAGGAGATGCGCTCTTTGGTTTGTGCTCAGTGTCACGTAGAATATTATTTCAAAGGTGATGGCAAATACCTGACTTTCCCCTGGGACAAAGGTATGACTATGGAAGATGCCGAGAAATATTATGATGAGTCCGATTACTATGATTATATTCATGCTTTGAGTAAGACTCCTATTCTCAAAGCTCAGCATCCCGATTTTGAGATTGCCCAGCAAGGCATCCATGCCCAGCGTGGTGTGTCATGTGCCGACTGCCACATGCCTTATATGAATCAAGGCGGTGTGAAATTCAGTGATCACCACATCATGAGTCCACTCGCCAATATCGATCGCACTTGTCAGACCTGCCATAGAGAAAGCGAAGAGACACTTCGTCAGAATGTATATGACAGACAGCACAAGGCCAATGAGATCCGTAATAAGCTGGAGAATGAACTTGCCAAAGCCCATATCGAAGCTAAATTTGCATGGGACAAGGGTGCCGGTGAAGCTGAGATGAAGCCTGTGCTCAAATATATCCGCCAGTCGCAATGGCGCTGGGACTACGCAGTAGCTTCGCACGGAGCCTCATTCCATGCTCCGCAAGAAGTGAGTCGTATTATGGGAGACGGTCTTGAACGTGCTATGCAGGCAAGACTCGAGATAGCCAAGATATTGGCTCGCCATGGTTATACCCAAGATGTACCTATCCCTGACATCTCTACCAAAGACAAGGCTCAGAAGTATATCGGCCTTGACATGCAGAAACTTCATGAAAAGAAAGAAAAATTTATGAAGACTGTTGTGCCCAAGTGGGTAGAAGAAGCCAAGAAGAAAGGAACCCTCATGGCTGCTAAGTAA
- the nrfH gene encoding cytochrome c nitrite reductase small subunit yields the protein MTKIKSTWHRFINKMLPSLKHKIFAVTILGVIAGLSTYLVYMSKAYSYLSDKPEVCINCHIMGPYYATWQHSSHAERATCNDCHVPHNNVLNKYFFKAKDGLRHAYVFTMRSEPQALQAIPESQAVIYDNCVRCHSQLNQEFVKTGRLCKADIEKGNEMACWDCHRDVPHGGKNSLSSTPSNLVPYPKSPVPDWLKKHMEEKKSKSI from the coding sequence ATGACTAAGATTAAATCCACATGGCATAGATTTATAAACAAGATGCTGCCGTCGCTCAAACACAAGATATTCGCTGTGACTATCTTGGGTGTGATAGCGGGGTTGAGTACTTATCTTGTATATATGTCCAAGGCGTACAGTTATCTGAGTGATAAGCCGGAAGTATGTATCAACTGTCATATTATGGGTCCTTACTATGCTACATGGCAGCATAGCTCACATGCTGAGCGTGCTACTTGTAACGACTGTCATGTCCCTCATAATAATGTACTGAATAAATACTTCTTCAAAGCAAAAGACGGCCTCAGGCATGCCTATGTATTTACCATGCGATCAGAGCCACAAGCTTTGCAGGCCATTCCTGAAAGTCAGGCAGTAATCTATGACAACTGTGTACGATGTCACTCACAGCTCAATCAGGAGTTTGTAAAAACCGGAAGGCTTTGCAAGGCCGACATTGAAAAAGGCAATGAGATGGCCTGCTGGGACTGCCATAGGGATGTCCCACACGGAGGAAAGAACAGCTTATCCTCTACACCCTCTAATCTTGTACCTTACCCCAAATCACCGGTTCCCGACTGGTTAAAGAAACACATGGAAGAGAAAAAATCAAAATCAATATAA